A genomic stretch from Candidatus Hydrogenisulfobacillus filiaventi includes:
- a CDS encoding protein of unknown function (Evidence 5 : Unknown function), whose product MALRRRERGRIMGGTEGSPAAAGEAVRDLLEVLQRRFGRIPEDLVRQVLGLAEPDVIDRLILVAANAPSLDRFRRELEAGPQTFRLPGLG is encoded by the coding sequence GTGGCCCTGCGCCGGCGGGAAAGGGGACGGATTATGGGCGGTACTGAAGGTTCCCCGGCCGCGGCCGGGGAGGCAGTCCGGGATTTGCTGGAAGTGCTGCAGCGGCGGTTCGGCCGGATCCCCGAGGACCTGGTACGCCAAGTGCTAGGCCTGGCGGAACCCGATGTCATCGACCGCCTGATTCTGGTGGCCGCCAATGCGCCGTCGCTGGACCGCTTCCGGCGTGAACTGGAGGCCGGGCCGCAGACCTTCCGCCTGCCCGGCCTCGGGTAG
- a CDS encoding Nitrate/nitrite transporter, which translates to MLEPSGGGGVRGGPRAALVLATVGFFGGFAGVSVFGPLVPKFVQAMHLSPLEGGLLAAIANLTGSLLRIPFGAWVDAIGGKRPFLILLALALTGILGTAALVDVAYPARLGGLYPVLLLLGLLSGAGIATFSVGIGQVSYWFPRSQQGGPLGIYAGIGNLGPGLFAGILPVLVIRWGMVPAYLAWAGFLAIILLIYALWQHDAPSFQLAARGERVTAARVAAYGQELLPVGSAREGLERAARRPATWALVTLYFTSFGGFLALTAWLPSFWHAAYHLPLETAGLYTLVYSVLTSLVRVPGGVLADRLSIRYALTVNLLVIGVGATVVMLAGSAGIALGGTVVLAVGMGLQNAIVFKLAPRYVPDAMGGAAGWVGGLGALGGFLIPPLMGYLAGSRGGGHPYQMSFAVFLVLVLLNLGVVVWLGRLAPPAPGEEAGTGRRAAGGEWAPGGSGGPAPAGKGTDYGRY; encoded by the coding sequence ATGTTGGAGCCGTCAGGCGGAGGGGGGGTCCGGGGCGGTCCCCGGGCCGCCCTGGTACTGGCCACGGTGGGGTTTTTCGGGGGGTTTGCCGGGGTTTCCGTCTTCGGGCCCCTGGTGCCCAAATTCGTGCAGGCCATGCATTTGAGCCCGCTGGAGGGAGGCTTGCTGGCGGCCATCGCCAACCTCACCGGTTCCTTGTTGCGGATTCCCTTCGGCGCCTGGGTGGACGCCATCGGCGGCAAACGGCCGTTTCTGATCCTGCTGGCGCTGGCGCTGACTGGGATCCTGGGCACAGCGGCGCTGGTGGACGTGGCGTATCCGGCTCGCCTGGGAGGTCTGTACCCGGTGCTGCTCCTCCTGGGGCTGCTGTCGGGCGCCGGTATCGCGACTTTCTCCGTCGGGATTGGGCAGGTTTCTTACTGGTTCCCCCGCTCCCAGCAGGGTGGCCCGCTAGGGATTTACGCCGGGATCGGCAACCTGGGTCCGGGCCTCTTTGCCGGCATCCTGCCGGTGCTGGTCATCCGCTGGGGCATGGTGCCGGCCTACCTGGCCTGGGCCGGTTTTTTGGCGATCATCCTCCTCATCTATGCCCTCTGGCAGCATGATGCCCCCTCGTTTCAGCTCGCTGCCCGCGGCGAGCGGGTGACGGCCGCCCGGGTGGCGGCGTACGGCCAGGAACTCCTCCCGGTCGGTAGCGCCCGGGAAGGGCTGGAGCGGGCCGCCCGACGGCCGGCCACCTGGGCCCTGGTGACCCTCTATTTCACCTCCTTCGGCGGATTCCTGGCCCTGACCGCCTGGTTGCCCTCCTTTTGGCATGCCGCTTACCACCTGCCCCTGGAAACCGCCGGCTTGTACACCCTAGTGTATTCGGTCCTGACCTCGCTGGTGCGGGTGCCGGGCGGGGTCCTCGCCGACCGCCTGTCCATCCGTTATGCCCTGACCGTCAACCTACTGGTGATCGGGGTCGGGGCAACGGTGGTGATGCTGGCCGGCTCCGCTGGGATTGCTTTAGGGGGGACGGTGGTGCTGGCGGTAGGCATGGGGCTGCAGAATGCGATCGTGTTTAAACTGGCCCCCCGCTATGTCCCCGACGCCATGGGCGGAGCCGCCGGATGGGTGGGCGGCCTGGGGGCGTTGGGCGGGTTCCTCATTCCGCCGCTGATGGGGTACCTGGCCGGCAGCCGGGGAGGAGGGCACCCCTATCAGATGAGCTTTGCGGTCTTCCTGGTGCTGGTGCTCCTCAATTTGGGCGTGGTGGTGTGGCTGGGCCGCCTGGCTCCCCCGGCGCCGGGGGAGGAGGCCGGGACCGGACGGCGGGCAGCCGGGGGGGAGTGGGCGCCAGGCGGGTCCGGTGGCCCTGCGCCGGCGGGAAAGGGGACGGATTATGGGCGGTACTGA